The Gossypium hirsutum isolate 1008001.06 chromosome D06, Gossypium_hirsutum_v2.1, whole genome shotgun sequence genome contains the following window.
GGTTCGGTCgagcaaggggtgttacactataaaTAATGGTTTAATAATATTAGTTTTTATGAATTGGCATGTGAATATGATAGATATGCACACTGAGTGGCTTTTGAAAAGTCAAATTTGGTGTTCGCCTGTATGTTAcaacatttaactaatattttttaaaattaaattggtgTTATAATTCAACTGAGCATCACTTTAGTcgagaaataattaaatattttctacACAGAAAGTAAGTTATATCTATctatattatatttaagtttttaattgaattgatattaCGAATCAATCAAACATTAATTTAGTTGAAAATACCTAAAATACCCTTTACAtccaaagtaaattatattatcacgaggggataaatatcaaatttgtacatgaactttgattcaaTGTGCAATTCGATACATGAATTTttatttggtgcaattatatgcatgaaatttaaattgtggttcatatatatatatgaaacttttattttgattctgttgtacacatttaaataaatgaatatatataattattttcacattggattaatataattgtttatgtacgcaatatatcaacgtaaaattatatatatttttttattatgagcgtatttttatcaaattaaaatttcatgtataatatCATAAAAAACTAAAGTTCATATATGACATTACATATTGGATCAAAGTTCATATTACCTTCTTAACAATTCAAGTTGTACGTTATATAAATGAGCAAAATagtttttcattaaaattatgCAGTTAAATATTTACTttggaattttatatataaatcatgataacaaatttaacttttcacttttacacatttattcaagtTGTTCTCTACTCTTTCACTTGAAGCAAATTCAACATCTACCTTTCATTGCTAatgtataattattttgttttacatgctatattagtaaataatttaaaaactataaaaattgaaaaaaaaatacaattaaaattataaattcaaaaatcatgaaaagactagtcaaaagtaaaaaaattaaatgttctaAGAAAAccttaaaaagaataaaaaaattaatttttctaataatttataaattaattgttGCAAATATCTCTAAACtatgtgtttaaaattttaataaagatttttttttaagttttcataaattatgagttaaatttcaaattaattttactttttaaaaagttttagtttatgtaaatattttatttgaagttGAAGATTAGTCTTGATGGTTGAAACATAGTTTTAATTGTTAAAGGTTGTGTGTTTGAATATTGTtggaatcaaaattttaaatattttgaaaaaagcTATGTGGAGTTGGATATCCAAATAACAAATGCAGATTCGAATAATTGATATTCGAGGGGGTCTATCCGCATCTTTCTCGAATCAACAATGGATGGTGATTTTAATAcccaaaatcaaatattattCGAATCTGCAATTCAAATTGTCATCCTAATTCTATCCATCACTTTCATTATTAAATGCTATCCTGGATATAACATAGTTTCTTTTTTAAATacattatacatataaattagtaaatattttaaacagtttttattaaaatgttgaaaagtttaagaattttattattattaattctatggaattaaataaatgatttgtGCATTTTCTAAaaacatttgaattttttttattttttaaatttctaagtttttgatttgaaatttgaaaatttataatttttcttttaatatttagaGGTTAAACCAGTAAAAGGACAAAAATGTAACCataattgtaaattgcaaaataaGTAGGAAGAAAGATGAGATGATTTGTTGTCTTCTTCTTTCAAATCTACAACCCTATTACTTAACTACTTTtgtatttaaaaatcataatattttaatttaagaaacTAAAGTTTacatttttcaaaacaaaaatacaattttgttttaattttttttacaaactgtgcttaaattaatcaatataattcagcaaaaaaatattaatatacaaATTTTAATTGCGTTCTGATAATTTTGTAGAAATATCTTAAAGATTTTTcttgtaaattataaaaaatatatttaataattttttaactaaattagatTTCTTTAAAAGATTTCTTAAATTTCATtaattcttttacttaatttgataaaggtttttaaaaaaatgtttttaagaaaacatttttagattcaaaattttaataattcaatatttatttgattattattaaacctattttctcaaaaaatagtgaacatttttttcttcaaaatttaattataaattttgctttaaaaattattttttttatatttttaaaaaattaaattgttttgaaatataaattaaaagttttttattaataaattatttactgatttaaataaaaaactgtttgtgatatattttatttaaaaaggtgtttttccaaatttttttaatagaattatACCGCAAAatgtaagagaaaaaaaaagaattttaggactaaattgcaaagccTCGCAAAAGCGGAAGGGCCACATACGCAAATAGCCCCTTCACCGCAGAAACACGAGGATCCTGAGGGCCAACGGGTCGGTTTTCAGGTCAgaggccaaaacgacgccgttttggagcTATTGTAATCAGCCCTAAAATGACATCGttttataaggcctatttaagctgagtttttttttaaaaatcattctgcaccctttcttaaaaaaaatgagagCTCTCTCTTTGCTCTCTCACCCTCTTCCCCTCCGGCCATTGAGTTTCCCTGGCCTCCGACGCGCCGCTGTTGTGGCCAGTGGCCGACGGCTAAAGAAATGGGCTTTTCAGCCCTTGCTTCGCAGCGTACCTGAAGGTTGGGCTCTCTCAACTCGAGGGGCTGAAGAAAATAAACCTTAGACCCTTTTTAAAGCCCGATTCCGACGACGACGAAGGGACTTTCGTCGAGGGAGCCACGGGACCATTTAGGTatgtttctctttttcttttttattcgtagataaagaaaaaataaaaaatacattagatctaaaacataaaaaaaatgaaatatcaccttaaaataaaagttcaagtcttttctctttttttttgtatttaatctCTAGAAGAAAAATACAATGGTTTCATTTTCGACTTTTATAGCCGAACTAAGgctatttgttattattttcttttgtctttttGCGTTTGTTTTTGCTTATTGGCGTTGGTTGTTGCGTGTTTATTTCCTCTTGCAGGTGTCAAACGCATGGATGGTCGGCGATAGGCGAGTGAGGGAGCCTAGTCCGCATGCGGTAGCGTGGCTGGGGGTGGACCTaagtgcggcgcacctagggtttctTTTGGCTGAAATCTTGTTAAGTTTTGTGGGCTTGTTGGGCTAGGTTTAATTGTATTTGGGCTGCTTTTGGTTTTGGGTTGGTGATGGACTTTGGagatattttggttttatttttgtcTGATTTGAGTGTGTTGGGCCCGtgcaaaaatgggctattacaggaAGGATTTTGGAAAAATATAGGCTAAAAAAAATGGACTATGATATAAAAAAAAGACATATTTTCAAAATGGGTTGAGCCTCGGGTAagtttttttggcccgggcccaacCCGAATTTGCAAAAAGATTTGctgctatttttttattattttgccactattcttttcattgttttgctatcattttactattatattgctactattttattattattttttgaatattctataactcttattttattattaatcttgCTACTATTTTAGATGTATTTGCTTGCCAAGTTGCacttattttagtgttatttaagtatttgttttaatttttcttccatttgttgggaaacatttattttaatattttgagtgtatttgatatattatattttttaaattaatttttatattaaaaaataatataaaaatttttaatatgagCGGGCCAAGCTCgaagtttaacatttttatttgtgttgggcttgggcaaaattttaggccattTTTTATTTGGCCCGACCCATGGACAATCCTAGTTCTTACAttatgaataaattgaaaataatttggttaattttaattttttacatttcaaCTTGGTtgagttgttttattttttgaattttgaatttttagtattaattttaagtgtaataattaatttaagttttgtaCTATgtgtaaaatatgaatttaatttccatattttaatttaattatttttaattttgtacttttaaaattttaaatattagtcCCGACTCAAGGGTGAATTACACATaaagccctatttttttaaaatttaccgaaatgggcctgatattttattatttaccggaatgagctattttccccgaaatcgcgtccacattAGCACGATGTTAGGGGatgtgtcagcaaatcgcgtccacgtcagcgcgattacTTACGTTgcaacaaatcgcgtccacgtaagcgcgatttgctgacgtggaagcaataattcatgaacagtttatgttttttagcttggaaaactttgaaagaccataacttttggctcggttgtcctattgagacgatttttttgaTTTCGAATAAATTTTCGAGGTCTACACGTTGACAAACCGCCGAAGGTAGTTTTTCGAAGGCGGTTTGCCGCAATTTTCGTCGAAAAAGATCTTTTTTTacctctaaattttgatttttttggtttaaaattgaattttgaaacattcaaatcattattttccttatttatttgaagtaaacaccggttttttttacagaattgttgtattattttttttgatttgacacgtgtatggaatatgtccgataaatcgttagaatgtaagtaatataattaagataataacagtatttttataatatgtcaattaattagtttagcttagttggttaagatgcttgctcttttcccttaataccttggttcaaatcttactggtaataattttgaatcttttttgtacttgttgcatttatttttttaatcaattaactcttcaatattacattaatatatattattagtacaatagtatagacggattgacaatttgagctacaatattatgaatattaactacaatacataatttgagctacatattataataatacattaatatgtattattaggggcaaaataccaaaaaaagggacaaattacaaaaaaaagccctatttttttaaaatttaccgaaataggcccgatattttattatttaccggaatgagcCATTTTCcccaaaatcgcgtccacgtcagcgcgatgtcaggggacgtgtcagcaaatcgcatcctcgtaggcgcgatttgtgtccatgtaagcaaatcgcgctgacgtggacgcgattttagggaaaatggcccattccggtaaataataaaataccggacctatttcggtaaattttaaaaaaatagagctttttttggtattttaccCCCGACTCAACtggtatttattaattaaaataatgtaatttttttaatattatgtcaaaataatatattaacataacattatacacatgaaacaaaacatactaactaaaaattactaaattaaaataaaaaaatttaaattcgacTAATAATAGAATTGTACTTAAAAGGAATATTAATAAAGAAATTAGTTGGGTTAGTAACAGTTGTAGTGTTTCACGTGGCAACGTTGAGAACTAAAACCGCAAAAACAGAAGGCGCATGTGAAGTAGTAAAACGGTGGACGGAAATGGATGCCACCGATCAGGGAAAATGCCCATAAAAGGCATAGACTTGTCCCATCGGATCCGTTCACTGTGCAATGACCGCAATTTCTAGATGGATCCCAGCCTCATCCCCTATCGGATGCAAAATTAGGAGTAAATTTCGAttctatgaaaaaaattaatataagcttaaattttgattatttaaagGAATAGGTTTGATTTTTCGTAGACTTGGACAAAACTTATCTTGAAAAAAGTGCTTTTttgaaaaacacatttttttttgtaacaagcgtttttttacataatattttctCTGGTAAATTCTTATCTCCggcatatttgatttttttattattttaatttacgtTGTTTCGAGattttttttgttagtttttaatatttagttaatgtttttaattaataaacatgttcttctcaaattcttttattttatttttatttatataaataaaataataattatataattatataataaaaatatatttaattatgtttaaaatatttttaattaatgactcctttatttatataaacaaaataataaatatatagttatataattaaaaaaatatttttgatatatatcaagttaaaaatactttattttttaagagtatcaattaatttatttttttatataattttatgtgtcaaatatttatttttttccacctaCAAATTCGAATATTATAGAATCAAAAAATtagttcaaatatcattattatccTTACacgtaaaatatttcaaatattattatatttttactcaaattatGGGTATGATAAaatctaatattataaaaataatgatatatacGCAAGATATttcaaatacacatacaaaaatacataatactaaaatttactgcactcatgatatggattggaaaataaatatttcatatataaaaattatatttactaaaaataattatatttgaaataattaattgattttataatattagaactTATCATACCCACATTGTAagtggagaaaataaatatttgaaatataaaatgttgtttaaaaataaaatatatattttcattatataattacatatttattatatgaataaaagatttattaattaaaataaaaataaaaaatacgccTGAAAGCACTATTAactattaaatcttaaattttggttgaaattCGCATATATTACTAATTTTCCCcggtaatattttattattaaattaaaatttgagcaGTCACCTCTATTTAGTTATGTAGAATGGACAAAGGCAGGCCACATGTCAACTCCgtagaaaagaaaaaatcaagatttttacTAATATTCGGAAAATATGTTATTCTCTACCGGTCAGCGGAACCTTCTATTTTAGTTTCACGGCAAGGGAAAAAAGTAATCGAAGGTGGCGGGCCGAAAGGGttaaaaatgaaacaaagaaCCCCCcaagtccaactttgaaaaatgatCGTCATAAATCACCTGCTTTTACCTCTGGTTACCAAATCAAACACTGTTCTCAGGTTTGGAAAGAGATGCTATCATTGTATGGACAAAATTTAGACGCACGTGTGGGTGGTCATAATTTGTCATTTGTCTTAGATTCTATTACTAATTCTATTTTCAGTCCCTCTACTCCTTTTAATTCCATAAATTAATTCTCGtctttacattttaattaataatactgCTAATTAACTTCTCTTAAATTTAAATACTTGGTTAttacttcctttcctttttcttcttataaaagaaatcagATAAGTAGATGGATTAAATTAttggaattaaaagaaaaaggattaaCTTCAAAAGTCCTAGGAGTACAGGGACTGAAGCGGTGATTAAACCTATAGCTCTTAGCTCCATTAGGTTCATCCAATGTGCGTGATTACCCTGGTATTAGCTTGTCCAGCCAAAAGACTGAAAAACCAGACCCTCCAGCCAATCCGTTGTTTTCTCTTTTTGACCAAGTATCACCCAAGTTTAACGAAGAAATAAAAAACTGAAGCTTCATTTTCCTTCCGACTTCCCTCGCTGTGAATGGTACAGTAAAACAACCCAAGTTGGGAAAAGGTTCCAAAAGGAATAACCGAGTCCGTACGATCCCTTCTCTTCTCTGCGTCAAAAACCACATACATATTCAACGAGGGCGGAACCAGGTTTTCCACCCTCTTCCTCCTgctatataaagccattttcACGAAAGCCAAGCTCGCTCGTCCAGTTTTCATTTTTGTAGTCAAAACAGTGCCTTTCTCCTATAAATATGGggctttcttatttttctttcccttCCAGGCACCCTTCTCCATGTCTCGTTGAATGGATTCCCTTCTCGCCCCTTCCTCCACGTCGTCTTTCCCTTCTCTGAACAACAATAGCAACAGTAGGATTAAGCATAACTCGCTGCCATCCAGTTTGGGTTTCTTTAATTTGAGAAAGTTCAGTACGGTTAGTTTCGGTTATAGTCGCCGTTCTTGTCGTTTAAGGTTGAGTAGTTCCCGTCGTTCGAAGACCAAGTGTTCGACATCTCCGACGATGTCTTCCTCCGCTTCGCCTGAGATCCCACAGCCTAAGATCGTCAACGGTCCAGGTGGTTATGTTCTTGAAGATGTCCCTCACTTATCGGATTACATCCCTGATCTTCCTGTACGTATAATTTATTTTCCCCTCGATTATGTTATCGTTTTCCCTGTTCTGATCAAAAGAATTGGAAAAGCAAAAGTAATGTGTCTTTTGAAAAGCTTTTCCCATTCTCTTTTCTGGGCAACAGATCACAGTTTCAGATTCCATTTTTTAATATTCATCTCTTCTTTTCATAGTTAATTGATAATAAATTAGTTAAAAGTAGTTTCTGACAGTTTTGAATCTGATTTTGTGTTACCTTTTTCATGTTAAAGGTTTATTCGAATCCGTTGCAAGACAATCCTGCATACTCAGTTGTTAAGTAAGCCCATTTcacaactctttttctttttttttttaaacaaatttatttgatattaattgtaaaaaatttgtattaattGGATCGATTCCCCTGTTTCACCAGGCAATATTTTGTCCATGTAGATGACACCGTTCCTCAAAAGGTTAGCTCTCtcatattttcctttttaatgcTATGTTACCGTGattctttatttattaaaagtgatatggttttgatatatatatatgtatatctctTCGTCTTTATAGATTGTTGTTCACAAGAATAGTCCAAGAGGAGTACATTTCCGACGAGCTGGACCACGTCAAAAGGTATGCGTTTAACATCATCTACCTTGTGTATAAAATGTGGCATGATGAAAACTCTGACATGTTTTTATGATATTGTGTTGGGGCATTTGACGGTTACCTAGATATATTTCGACTCCGATGACGTTCATGCCTGTATTGTAACGTGTGGTGGTCTTTGCCCTGGACTCAACACCGTGATTAGAGAGATAGTATGCGGCTTGTTCCACATGTATGGTGTGAAGAAAGTTTCGGGGATAGATGTAAGTGATCATTCCACCTCGAGTTTGTTTGTAGTAGAGTTCTTTTTAATCTTTTTCATTTCCCCTACatctattaaataaaaaaaataaaaaaaaaagtttttcctGAATCAATTATAGTGTTTGGCTCTAACTTTTGCTAATAATGGCACCCCATCTTAATGACTTAAGGAAAACATATAAATGCTTATTATATTGACTTCATTAAATGTGTCAACCTAACATTTTTCATGCTGGTATGATTTTCCCTTGATCAGATGTTTCGAAATATGTCATCCATCATTTATTGAGTTGGTGCATCACCAATTAATGAGTTTCTTGCATTTGTAGGGAGGATATCGGGGTTTTTATGCTAAAAATACTGTGCATTTAGATCCTAAGGTTGTCAATGATATCCATAAACGTGGTGGAACTATCCTTGGAACATCACGAGGTGGCCATGATACCTCAAAGATTGTTGACAGCATTCAGGATCGTGGAATTAATCAGGTTTGTGTAAAAATACTATGATATTTGTGATTGTTGCCAATAAAGTATAATTAGTTATCATGATCAAGACTTACCTATCTGACATATTGATGGAACTTAGGTTTACATTATTGGTGGAGATGGAACTCAGAGAGGTGCATCTGTTATATTTGAGGTGACTCTTTAATAGAATATACAGACATTGATGTGCTATGCAATTTTGTACatactaaaaaaaatattgtgTACTTTACAGGAAATTAGAAGGCGTGGTCTCAAAGTTTCAGTTGCTGGAATACCTAAAACCATTGACAATGATATCCCGGTAATCCTCTTGGTTGGCTTGTATAGAATCTTGCTGAACCAGAAGCATGCTAGTAATTGCCACTATTTTATTTGGTTGTGACATGGTCTTttaacttttgtttctttttcatgcatgataggttatTGACAGGTCCTTTGGCTTTGACACTGCTGTTGAGGAGGCTCAGCGTGCCATTAATGCTGCTCATGTTGAGGCTGAAAGTTTTGAGAATGGCATTGGTCTTGTGAAGTTGATGGGTCGCTACAGTGGTAAGTTTCCTGTTTGGTCTCTATTTGAAGTGTTAATTCTGAATTTCAAAAGTGAGAGTTACAACTATCAATTTATGACATTTAAATAAATCTTTTCTATTTTAAGTTGTATCATTTAGAATTATACTGGTTTTGTTCCTTTATGCTTTTCTTCTTCAGATGAGTTTACGTTCCCTCTTATCATGCATCTCTGTTTCCTGAAACTCTGTCAGATtgttcctttgtttttttttttttaaatgcaatCTAATCCCGCAACTTGTGCAGGTTTTATTGCAATGTATGCTACTCTTGCAAGCCGAGATGTGGATTGTTGCTTGATACCAGAGTCTCCCTTTTATCTTGAAGGACCTGGAGGACTTTTTGAATACATTGAGAGGCGACTTAAAGAAAATGGGCATATGGTTCTTGTGATAGCAGAGGGTGCAGGACAGGAGCTGCTTTCTGAGAGCTTGCAATCAATGACACAGAAAGATGCTTCAGGAAACAGGCTTCTGCAGGATGTTGCTTTATGGATATCACAGAGGATCAAGGTATGCTATGTGGTTCCAACTTAGGAACAATTCACAGGCACGTAATGATATATAATATGGAACTTTTTGATGTGACATTCATTTTGGTTTTTGACTGTCATTTGCAGGACCACTTCTCAAAAGAAAGGAAGATGACAATAAACCTCAAATATATAGGTTAGTAGAATAAATATTTAATACGCTTTGGAAGGTTTCTTTTCGCAAGAGGGAAAGAAAATTGTAGGTGTTTTTCAGTTTGAGTTGCTAGTTAATGGCAGAAGTTGAgaaattttcttcattttatgGCAGATCCTACTTATATGATCCGTGCTATTCCAAGCAATGCATCTGACAATGTTTACTGCACACTTCTTGCTCAAAGTGCTGTGCATGGAGCAATGGCTGGGTACACCGGCTTCACAAGCGGTCTTGTGAATGGCAGGCAGACATACATACCATTCTATGTGAGTTTGAAATGACGTAAAGAGTTCTGAtttgaaaatttcatttcaaaaatcattgtttttctGTTGCATGCTTAATGCCGTAGTATTCAAAGATGGTGTGATTTTAGTATCCCTTCTGCAATGATGAACCTTTCTGGTTATTTGCATGCATCACTTCTGACGGTGATCAGTTAATCTTGTGTCTTGCCGATGTTCAGGCTATTTACAGAATACCTTAAAGCTTCTATTAGTCCTTGAAACATATCATCCAACTCTTTCTTGTTACATATGAACTTTGGtgattagattagattagataACAGATAGGATGTGCCGGTGTAACACACCAGAAAACTTGTTTCATATGgggttttaattttgtattattttggtgTGCAGCGGATTACTGAGACACAGAACAAGGTAGTGATAACAGATAGGATGTGGGCAAGGCTCCTGTCTTCGACGAATCAACCAAGCTTTTTGTGCCCCAAAGAGATCCTTGAAGACCAGGGCCATGAAGAATCCTCAAACGAATTGTTGGATAATGGAAAGTGTAGCCCCAATTGAGGTCATGCAAATGTGTACCGCATAGTTACAATAGTCATCCAGGCAGCTGCCTAGTGTTCTTCCATAAGGTCCTCAATAATTCTGTTGTATGCCATTGGGCATgttgatttttgggttttaaacttgagttttaatttatttatttttgggtttctgGCAGAAATTATGCTCCAATGCTTTATtggattctattttattttatattaagaatGCTTAGTTTGCTTGCTAATGGAAAAGTTACATATGCTAATAAATATTAGAACTTGACTTTGTCATGCTTCTCTGTTGTATTTCAGCTTGATATAAAACATTTTGTGGCGATTGAATAAAATGATCTAGTcttcttttatttgttaaatttatggTATCAGAACTATTAATTCAGAGTGAAGGTTCTTTTTTTCCCAATACCGAATCTCATTAGTCTTGGTCTTATTGACTGTCAACAATGATAATACTTCCTTCACAATTACTGTTGTTTAAGTGGCATTAACAATTTCTCGACATGGAAAGCTCAATTCTCTATGCT
Protein-coding sequences here:
- the LOC107901151 gene encoding ATP-dependent 6-phosphofructokinase 3; translation: MDSLLAPSSTSSFPSLNNNSNSRIKHNSLPSSLGFFNLRKFSTVSFGYSRRSCRLRLSSSRRSKTKCSTSPTMSSSASPEIPQPKIVNGPGGYVLEDVPHLSDYIPDLPVYSNPLQDNPAYSVVKQYFVHVDDTVPQKIVVHKNSPRGVHFRRAGPRQKIYFDSDDVHACIVTCGGLCPGLNTVIREIVCGLFHMYGVKKVSGIDGGYRGFYAKNTVHLDPKVVNDIHKRGGTILGTSRGGHDTSKIVDSIQDRGINQVYIIGGDGTQRGASVIFEEIRRRGLKVSVAGIPKTIDNDIPVIDRSFGFDTAVEEAQRAINAAHVEAESFENGIGLVKLMGRYSGFIAMYATLASRDVDCCLIPESPFYLEGPGGLFEYIERRLKENGHMVLVIAEGAGQELLSESLQSMTQKDASGNRLLQDVALWISQRIKDHFSKERKMTINLKYIDPTYMIRAIPSNASDNVYCTLLAQSAVHGAMAGYTGFTSGLVNGRQTYIPFYRITETQNKVVITDRMWARLLSSTNQPSFLCPKEILEDQGHEESSNELLDNGKCSPN